The Populus trichocarpa isolate Nisqually-1 chromosome 18, P.trichocarpa_v4.1, whole genome shotgun sequence genomic interval CTAGGATGAATTATTTGACTAGGTAACCGAAAAGAGGCTAGAAGCATTAGCATGACTGATTACCGAAAAATGTATTAATGTGGTAAAGTTTTAgaagaagattaaaattaattatatacaaTGATAAAATGTgcatttgaaatttgatttcttAGCCCCAATAATGAATCTGGATCGAGAAAtacttgaaaaggaaaagataattGGTAGTATAAAAAATGAGCCAAATGATGTAATTATGAATAAAGAATATATACATACGAAGTTAAAAGGAACCAAGTAGGCACAAGTTAGATAGGAATGAAGGATTTACCTAAATAAGCTAAAGtacatatataattgatttgaagggtaTTAAGTATATGTGAATGAAAGAATTATGAGTAAGATGGAAATGAATTAGAAGACATGTTAAGAATATAGTTTGATGGAATCAACCACAGGGACAAGCACcattattaacaataaaaatataactttccACTTTAGTGAAGATATTTCTGATGGTGCATCTACTAGATATACAAGTTGAACGTCTTAGATATGAGAATTATAGGTTACATGTATTGAGTTGTTTTTATGTAAAGGAACTAATGTACATAAATATcataatatgattttaaattcttgTGATTGGAAATTAAACTTATAAAGTTGGATAAATAGACATATAGGCTAAGAATTTATGatgttgataaattaaaaaagagatatTTTGGTAAAATTCTAAGATAATGGTTTGTTACTTtcctcattgaaaaaaaaaactattatcaaTGGGATGTTAATAGTTGCTAATGAATTgactatatttcttttctttaatatttaccAATACATGTTTCTACCTTAAAGGTTCATTTCATACACAACAGGATTAATGATTATTTGGTTGCCATCTAGCCTGGGATTTAACCTTATGATTTGTTAACTTAATTCATTTAAGTTTATAATAAGTATTTAAATTAAGAACATTTATtcctttttcttatatatataatcgatGTGATTGAACATAAACGCACGTGAAAGTGTGGGGTGTTACATGTATGATGAATGGACTTAAGTATAAACACACAAAATAGTGTGGGTGGTACAGGAACCACATAGTGAGTTTTGTCCTTTTTTGAATGCGCCTCTTAGGGAGAGATATGCCTTTTGTGCTTATAAGTGACTAAGGCCCTTGTCTCCTAATTGATGTGAGATAGTGACATCATCATGTATGCCCACACCCACACATGGTAGGCCTCCCAAGAGATTTTGTCTCACTAGAACCATATAATAAGTTTTGTCCTTTTTAAAAGGCGTCTATTGGGGAGAGAGGTGCCTTTTGTGCTTATAAGCGACTAAAGTTTTCGTCTCCTAGTCAACGTGGGATAGTGATATCATCATAGCCCTccatacaaggggtttgggtagTTGCACATGGCTGACATTCCCACAGACGGTGCCAATAATGATGTGTGTCCACACCTATACATGGCAGGCCCTCCAAAAAGTATTGTCTTACTGGAATCACATAGtgagttttattctttttaaaaggcGCCTCTTAGGTAGAGAGGTGTGTTTTGTGTTTATAAGTGATTAAGAATCTCGTCTCCTAGCTGATGTGGGATAGTGGCATTATCATAGCCCCCTAGGCGAGGGGCTTGGGTAGTCGTCTATTGCTAACATTTCCATAGACGACGTCAATGATGATGTGTGCTCACACCCATATATGGTAGGCATCTTAAGAGGTATTGTCCCGCTGGAATTACATAGAgagttttgtccttttttaaagGCGCCTCTTAGGGAGAGAAGTCTTTTTTTGTGCTTATAAACAACTAAGGTTCTCGTCTCCTAGCCGATGTGAGATAATGACATCATCAGAGAcaagtaaatataattttaaatggtgattttagatatatttttgttaaaatgttttattaaaCATTTGATTGAAGCCTAACCAAAAAGGTAATTAGAGAATTTTGAAATTCTCAAGGTAAGTAAACAATAGAATTCTCAAGTCGATGAATTATTTTAGCATGGACCAATAATTAAGGGTCATCAACGGTTTTATAATTAGCTGTACAATTTCTCATTGCAAGAGCTTATACTTGATGGATTagatttcttacaaaaaaattatttacaagaaattaaatacaaaacatgctaaatgattatatattttttttaaaaataaattagtaatgTTTTGctcttcttattttgatttatgatttcctttataaaaaaaagtttagattaaaaaaatccacgCAATACATGCAAGTATTGACTTTTCAAATTagcatgatttaattaagtttgataCGGTAAAGTtatatataatatgatttttatgagctggtttttaactttaatttataaaataattataaatatgtttgattagaaattatttaaatcaagaattaataattttttaacttttaatgtATGGAGTCTACTTATACTAAGTtccttttttagatttatttataaaaaaagaatttctaaattataattcatagttaaaaatcaattttcatgaACCATACCAAATACACTCCTAATTTTTTCATTGTCGACTAACGAAGACATAATCAGACAGTAAAGGTCCGAATCACCTGGCTTATCTGGCAGGGAGGGCAGCCAATGCACCTAATTTGTCATTGCTTGATTCTTTGCATTTTACACTTGTTCCTCGTTGAACGTGTGCAAAATTCTTATTGGTGAGAGAGAGCAAGCGAAGCAGACCTGATGTTGCCATTGTATAAATCGATCGAAGTCTTGGGATGGGGGAGCTAATCATCACCAAAAATTCGTTCTCTTGGGTTTTAGAGCTTTTTTTACCCAACAAGAAAGTTAATTTTAGGGCTTTTTTGCAAGAATCCTATTCTGAGGTTCTGAAGAAACATGAACACTAGGACAAGTTGACGAGGATGATATTTCATCCACCCTTGTATGGAAAAGAAGCCAATTCAAGCgatgaaaaacattttctcaGATGGCCAAACAAGGATAGCTACGTGGGATTCAATGTTAGGCAAGTCCTTGTAGCTGCTTTATTAACACCAATAAACATGCCGTTTTCCATTTATTCATACAACATGGCAGTTTGGTATGTGGTAAAATGACTCTAGCAATGATGAAAGCCACTCTCAGACACCCTCTGAGTAATGGACATGCATTCCTTTACACCCACACGGCGTTGAGAAGTTGATTGGACTATAAAGGCAGGCAGAACTTCAGTATTGGAAGTGTTCTTCATCAGGGGCATCCAATAAATCAGCTATTGTGAGCTTTTCCTTGTCGAAAAAGAGGTCTTCTAGCTTGTATGGCCCTACTGAAGGTCCATCTTTCCATAAAGTCTTGGCGATTTGCTCATGGATCCTCTCTGTTGGATGGCCAGAATCCCACCAAATATAATCATCAGCATTATCGCATAACTGGAACTCCACGGGCTTCCTTTTGCCTCCACAGCTGTAGACACCATTATACGGTCCAGTTCCACAGCAAGCATTCACCCCCTCTTTGAAACCTTGATTTTGGGTCAATAGCAGTTACTTTGCTTGTGAGTAATTGAAATTAGCTTATCCCAACAACATACTATAACATTATATTGCAATAGAGCCTACGTTACTCTTCTGAAATAAATTCTGCACCACACTACTTTAATCAAGGAGAGCACACATACCATAGCTTGCGGGATTATTAATTCTGTCATAAAGCCAGGTATAGAATTCAGGATTGCAATACTTGAAACCTTTCAGCAGTTGCTCGAGGCTTGTGAGTACAGcattcaaagcattattgtgtGCCAATGCAAGACCAGAAGCTGCTTCAAAGCAACCGCCTTCACTGGACTTGGGGTTCCTAGCTCTCATGAGTGGCATGCAACCTAGAGGACACAAGCTGAGAAATCCAAATTTTCTGGCTCCTTTCTCATACAACACCTAAATAAAAAGGACAGACACAGTTAACATTAATCAATTCAACCTCAGGTTAATTACCATATAGATGAAGTATTAAATGTAGTTAATTAGAAGGTTCACCTGAATTGCATTTGTCAAGTTTCCAATGACCATCTCAACATACACTTCAGGCACAAAATATTCTTGCATTTTTGGATTACCTAGATAACCTGCCACGTAATCGTTGCTTCCAACACTGATGAAATAGACTGCCTCTGATAAAAGAGCTTTTGCCTCTGCTTCTCCTAGGTTTTCTGTCAATGACTTTTGCACCTCTTCAAAAGATCTTAACTGTGTCTGGAGGTCAACCACCTAATATTGAAAGCAACAAGTTAAGAAACCCTTTCACTTTGAATTGGTGCAAACCCCGATTCCATCTCCAGCCCAATGATTGGATAGGTAATTGATGAGttagctttatttatttatttttaaaaatgtatggGTCCGGTAAGTAGATCTGATATGCTTGGACTTCACAGTTAGCCAAGTTCAAGGTGTTTGGACTTGGCATACTAACACTGGTCTGGCACGCATGCCAGACCTAATACGCTTGGACTTGGCAGTGCACCAAGTCCAAGGTAGCGTGGGTCTGGCACGCATGCTAGACTCAATACACTTGGGTTTGATAGTCAGCTAAGTCCAAGTAAAGTCCAAAGTAAAGTGGGTCTGGCACGCATGCCAAACTCAATACGCTTGGACTTGGCGGTCTGCCAAGTCCAAGGTTCAAGGTACTTGGACTTGACAGTTAGCCAAATTCAAGGTGGCATGGGTCTGGCAAGCATGCTAGATACAATACGCTTGTGCTTGGCAGTCAGCCAAGTTCAAGGCGTTTGAACTTGGTAGTCAGCCAATTCCAAGCAAAGtccaaggtaatgtgggtctggcaCGCATGTCAAACCCAATACGCTTAAACTTGACGGTTAGCTAAATCCAATGTACTTGGACCAAGTCCAATGTGGCATGGGTCTGGCACGGATGCCAGACCCAATATGCTTGGACTTCGCAATTAGCCAAGTCCAAGGTGTTTGGAATTGACAGTACATCAAGTCCAAGGTAGTGTAGGCTTGGCACGCATGCCAGACCCAATACACTTGGACTTAACAGTTGAtttaaccatattattcgatagtttcacccacatctacctaatgttttgtccatgttttatatataaaatgtcttgatattctttattttatgttttgaaggtacttttggatgaaagatgcaaaaaggagtaaattggaggtaattggtagatttgacgttcagtcgatgttttgtgcagagcgtgagttctagagatcgaaatgaagtgattccagtggcactaaaaagctaacatccatacctttatggaaatgtaatgcaagaaaaataaaaagagaaagatcatggaaatcacatcctgcaaagtcaaatctcgcattctgccagtgttgacctttggccattcaaaatttaatatctggagctacagaagtccaattgatgcaaactcaattttagtggattcctgacttaaatacctatcaacgctccaaatgtcagccaaaaacaatgtcatatgagggagatatgatttttaaaagatgacaactgaattctgccagcaaacaggtttcgtgaagaaacaagtccaaattacattccgaagcatctaaaccgacatccaagtttttatatcagcaatttagctcctctaagtcagagcttgaagatttcatgcaaggctatttctccttttaggaaaaatagttattgaagtacttaaatgtaaactgccaactcaaggaaggactattttgtaaaatagagactagggtttcttagcatataaaaagaaagagagaaggaggcagcagccagcagaaaagagggagagcagaaggaggcagcagccagcagaaaataaacacaaattctctcctctacaaacccaaaaatcatgctcttttcattctttagaagtagttgttcaatagttatgcaaggctaagctcttttcttggttgcaaggacacaacaaaccttcggatttcaagaaccgtgagatttattcttccttttattttcagtttatgttatgaatgagtatgattgttttcctatgcatatttcctatgattgttgttgatgattgctagagcggactctaagttattgttgtgaacaatctattgctaagtttaatatcaaaaccggagttgtgatatatgaacttgtgaagcaactaagcttgataattgtggcggaactacgttattgaacttagagagaacatttgaacaaagtgacacaagctgcggacaacttgtatgttaatcttgatgaaattatctagttcttaaagctaccattaaattgaatcattagtgcggacactttgattgtttgttggttaggattagttatacggcgaatccgttaattaatcaacgttaagaaaagataaaatttcagaacataaactgcaatttttgtttcaaggatcggttctaatttccgttggtggatgtgtgcttgcgaccaaggtttgttttcttgataagttttggttttaattgattttgtttgctagtttaattgctgccatagtttagataatcacaaaccaaatccccccaattacataacgtacaacataaaaatctgacttgaaacttcctcgtgggatcgaccccttgcttgctctatactatcttgtgtgttgtgtttgaagctagggtaattaatttgtgcgaccgcgatatcgcaacaaattttggcgccgttgccggggaggtaattttagttgattcttgtgcttgtactgttttttttatttgctgtgattaaaaaaaaaaagagaaacagaatttttgcttgcgacggtactgttcacttgcggcaacggtactgttcaaaaaataatttttggtggaattaggtagcggccttttttttcctgaagggaaacgacgttatgaacaggactagtgatatcactagccccaccctaatgaggccaaattccgctgttttctagtgtttttaggcagttttagttttctaccgtaggattttcgtacaatttgcattgttttcgatctcttgtgtggttactttcttttgagttttcttagcaatttatgcctgtgacccgttatactaatcaaattcaagtgcaggttgatcttgaaatagaaagcactttacgcaggttaagaaaggaacctcgcctcaacaccatggcggttgcacgacaacaaacactcaatgagcttgctgctcctaacgtggaaaatcaaccattgtgcataaacattgacaataatgtaaactttgagctcaaatctggttttatacatttgttaccaaTATTCAATGGTCTTgtaggagaagatcctcatactcatctcaaggagttccatatggtttgtgttggcatgaaaccgaatggagttgatgaagaacaagttaagttgaaagctttccctttctctttaaaaggggcagcaaaggcatggtttttctctattctcccaagttctattggaacttggatgccatgaagaagatcttccttgagaagtatttcccagcatctcgagttgccaacataaggaaagaaatatgtgggattcggcaatctcatggagagacactttccgagtattgggaaagatttgagcaattGTGTATTCAATGccttcatcatcaaatacccgatcagctgctcattcaatatttctatgaaggattgatgcctactgaccgtagtatcattgatgctgcaagtggaggggcattggtagataagacacccgaggctgcacgccaattgatctcaaacatggcagccaactcaaaacagtttggcactcgtggagacttctccaacaaacgagtaaatgaggtaagtatttctaaccttgaaaataaagttaatgatcttacttctcttgtgcgttctttggcttgtggaaatgtgcagcaggtgaaagtttgtagcatatgctccttccAAGGACATGCTTccgatatgtgcccaacaatgcaagaagattacattgaacaagctcatgcaatTGATGAAGCATTCAACGGACAaccccagcgtaaatatgatccatTTTCCACCACGTACAATctcggatggagagatcatcccaacttatgctatgggaacccacctcaacaaggcaatcaaggccgacagttccatccccatggatttcagccccaacagaattatcaagcaagacaaccccctccattcacaaactccaatgttatggggtcatcatccaatgatgatcttcgtgagatgatgaaaactttggcttctaacactgtgaccttgcaacaacatgtcatgtcttttcaacaggaaacaaggtcaagtattcacaacttggagaagcaaatggggcaagtagcttcaagtgtggggaaattggaagcacaaatgaatggaaaattgcccttcCAAGCtttgaatccaatagagaatgttagtgcaataatgctgcgaagtgggaaagaacttgaaagaCAAAGGTCGAAACAGATTGagatgaaggaagaagaagagatagaaaccgaattgagtacaaagaaaaaacatcctTCTCCTTCCCAAACTGAAACAACGACCAACattccaaaggtaactcctcactcaatgaattccagttttaaaataattccaccctttcctgtgagttcttctaggtcaaagaaagaagacaaagaaaaagagattttagaggttttcaagaaagtagaactcaacattcctttgcttgatgctatcaagcaaattccaaaatatgccaaattcttgaaggagttgtgtactaccaagagagctttcaaactaaaaggtcatgaaatggtaagtatgggtgaagttgtatctgctattgttcaaaaga includes:
- the LOC7467919 gene encoding GDSL lipase; protein product: MARLNLFYLFVTLLLSISLRPCYGLPEKTTSALFIFGDSTADPGNNNYINTTAGMRADWKPYGQNGFFEAPTGRFSDGRVFVDFIAEYAKLPIIPPFYQPSADLTNGVNFASGGAGVLPQTNQGLVVDLQTQLRSFEEVQKSLTENLGEAEAKALLSEAVYFISVGSNDYVAGYLGNPKMQEYFVPEVYVEMVIGNLTNAIQVLYEKGARKFGFLSLCPLGCMPLMRARNPKSSEGGCFEAASGLALAHNNALNAVLTSLEQLLKGFKYCNPEFYTWLYDRINNPASYGFKEGVNACCGTGPYNGVYSCGGKRKPVEFQLCDNADDYIWWDSGHPTERIHEQIAKTLWKDGPSVGPYKLEDLFFDKEKLTIADLLDAPDEEHFQY